A window from Macaca thibetana thibetana isolate TM-01 chromosome 7, ASM2454274v1, whole genome shotgun sequence encodes these proteins:
- the RNASE1 gene encoding ribonuclease pancreatic isoform X1, translating to MDGGQKLAFHLSQTPSCRSRLFRESEATMALDKSVILLPLLVLVLLVLGCLGRESRAKKFQRQHMDSGSSPSSNSTYCNQMMKRRSMTHGRCKPVNTFVHEPLVDVQNVCFQEKVTCKNGQTNCFKSKSSMHITDCRLTNGSRYPNCAYRTSPKERHIIVACEGSPHVPVHFDASVEDST from the exons GCAGAAACTGGCCTTCCATCTCTCTCAGACACCAAGCTGCAGATCCAG GCTTTTCCGGGAAAGTGAGGCCACCATGGCTCTGGATAAGTCTGTCATCCTGCTCCCTCTGCTTGTCCTGGTGCTGCTGGTGCTGGGCTGCCTGGGCAGGGAATCCCGGGCCAAGAAATTCCAGCGGCAGCACATGGACTCAGGCAGTTCCCCCAGCAGCAACTCCACCTACTGCAACCAAATGATGAAGCGCCGGAGTATGACGCACGGGCGGTGCAAACCAGTGAACACCTTTGTGCATGAGCCCCTGGTAGATGTCCAGAATGTCTGCTTCCAGGAAAAGGTCACCTGCAAGAACGGGCAGACCAACTGCTTCAAGAGCAAGTCCAGCATGCACATCACAGACTGCCGCCTGACAAACGGCTCCAGGTACCCCAACTGTGCATACCGGACCAGCCCGAAGGAGAGACACATCATTGTGGCCTGTGAAGGGAGCCCACATGTGCCAGTCCACTTCGATGCTTCTGTGGAGGACTCAACCTAA
- the RNASE1 gene encoding ribonuclease pancreatic isoform X2, giving the protein MALDKSVILLPLLVLVLLVLGCLGRESRAKKFQRQHMDSGSSPSSNSTYCNQMMKRRSMTHGRCKPVNTFVHEPLVDVQNVCFQEKVTCKNGQTNCFKSKSSMHITDCRLTNGSRYPNCAYRTSPKERHIIVACEGSPHVPVHFDASVEDST; this is encoded by the coding sequence ATGGCTCTGGATAAGTCTGTCATCCTGCTCCCTCTGCTTGTCCTGGTGCTGCTGGTGCTGGGCTGCCTGGGCAGGGAATCCCGGGCCAAGAAATTCCAGCGGCAGCACATGGACTCAGGCAGTTCCCCCAGCAGCAACTCCACCTACTGCAACCAAATGATGAAGCGCCGGAGTATGACGCACGGGCGGTGCAAACCAGTGAACACCTTTGTGCATGAGCCCCTGGTAGATGTCCAGAATGTCTGCTTCCAGGAAAAGGTCACCTGCAAGAACGGGCAGACCAACTGCTTCAAGAGCAAGTCCAGCATGCACATCACAGACTGCCGCCTGACAAACGGCTCCAGGTACCCCAACTGTGCATACCGGACCAGCCCGAAGGAGAGACACATCATTGTGGCCTGTGAAGGGAGCCCACATGTGCCAGTCCACTTCGATGCTTCTGTGGAGGACTCAACCTAA